One stretch of Cohnella algarum DNA includes these proteins:
- a CDS encoding N-acetylneuraminate synthase family protein, whose translation MDYQKVQPYVIAEIGCNHKGDLNIAKEMIKVAAHYCKVDAVKFQKRNPKELLSSDEYNAPHPNPQHAYGSSYGEHREFLELTIEQHEELVHECKTNGIEYSSSVWDVTSAIEVADLNPKFIKIPSACNLDFDMLGVLLERYSGDVHLSFGMTTPEEEEQVIAFFNNLGRLDSLVIYSCVSGYPVSFEDLSLLDIQRLRDRYESKVKSIGFSGHHLGIAADIAALTLGAKYFERHFTLDRTWKGTDHAASLEPDGMRRLVRDIRNVNKALTYKREDLLDVEKVQRNKLKRKV comes from the coding sequence ATGGATTACCAAAAAGTACAACCCTATGTCATTGCGGAAATCGGATGCAACCATAAAGGGGATTTAAATATTGCAAAAGAAATGATAAAAGTAGCAGCACATTATTGCAAAGTTGATGCCGTTAAGTTCCAAAAAAGGAACCCCAAAGAACTTCTTTCATCTGACGAATACAATGCTCCCCATCCGAATCCTCAACACGCTTATGGTTCGAGTTACGGAGAACACAGGGAATTTCTTGAGCTAACTATAGAGCAGCACGAGGAACTTGTTCATGAATGCAAGACTAATGGAATTGAGTATAGTTCATCCGTATGGGACGTAACATCCGCTATTGAGGTGGCTGATTTAAATCCAAAGTTCATAAAAATCCCGTCGGCGTGCAACCTTGATTTTGATATGCTAGGGGTGCTTCTGGAAAGATATTCGGGCGATGTTCACCTATCATTTGGGATGACAACACCGGAAGAGGAAGAGCAAGTAATTGCCTTCTTTAATAATCTTGGAAGACTTGATAGTCTGGTCATTTACTCATGCGTATCGGGATACCCCGTTTCGTTTGAGGATTTATCTTTGCTTGATATTCAAAGATTAAGAGATAGATATGAATCTAAAGTAAAAAGCATTGGGTTTTCCGGTCATCATCTAGGAATAGCTGCCGACATTGCAGCATTAACTTTAGGAGCCAAATATTTTGAACGTCACTTTACGCTTGATCGTACTTGGAAAGGAACAGATCATGCGGCAAGTTTGGAGCCCGATGGCATGAGACGGCTTGTGAGAGATATCCGAAACGTGAATAAAGCTTTAACTTATAAACGGGAGGATCTACTTGACGTTGAAAAAGTACAGCGAAACAAACTTAAAAGAAAAGTGTGA
- a CDS encoding 6-hydroxymethylpterin diphosphokinase MptE-like protein, protein MNSKKVIVFGTGKLSLEHYIASISPNYYVDNDKNKWGIIHNGALVKNPDSLLNEDKNNLIVIIASMYVLEISEQLNSYGLIAGVHYFEISEMHNENFFRAIYKDVSKFKNIHEGKRAFIIGNGPSLTINDLELLQNEITFASNSIHVAFQETNWRPQYYTITDDMAAKNKKSTIRNIRAVKFFPKELFRTLGDMVEAYWLKENNFFGSNRGSQRFSEDISKEIFTGGTVTFFNIQLAYYMGIKKIYFLGLDFNYQGLPPTPPGDQLVYYHQEGKHKTHFHSEYHNNGEVCYYPDLNKHYQVLLYAHQFLSGKVEMYNASRSTELDIFPRVNLDEILY, encoded by the coding sequence ATGAATTCTAAAAAAGTTATCGTGTTTGGCACCGGAAAACTAAGCCTTGAACATTATATTGCTTCAATATCTCCCAACTATTATGTTGACAACGATAAAAATAAATGGGGAATTATTCATAACGGAGCATTGGTGAAGAATCCTGACTCGCTGCTGAACGAGGACAAAAATAACTTGATTGTGATCATTGCAAGTATGTACGTTCTTGAGATATCCGAACAACTTAATTCTTATGGCTTAATTGCCGGTGTTCATTATTTTGAAATTAGCGAAATGCATAACGAAAATTTTTTTAGAGCAATCTATAAAGATGTCTCCAAGTTTAAAAATATTCATGAAGGCAAAAGAGCGTTCATTATTGGTAATGGTCCTAGCCTTACAATTAATGACTTGGAGCTGCTACAAAATGAAATTACATTTGCTTCAAACAGCATACATGTTGCATTTCAAGAAACAAATTGGAGACCCCAGTACTATACAATAACCGACGACATGGCTGCAAAAAATAAAAAAAGTACGATACGAAATATTAGGGCTGTTAAATTTTTTCCAAAAGAACTTTTTCGAACTTTAGGTGATATGGTTGAGGCCTACTGGTTAAAAGAGAACAACTTTTTTGGTTCCAATCGGGGATCCCAAAGATTTTCTGAAGATATTTCAAAGGAAATTTTTACTGGCGGAACAGTTACCTTTTTTAATATCCAACTAGCTTATTATATGGGAATTAAAAAAATTTATTTTCTTGGTCTAGACTTTAATTATCAAGGATTACCTCCTACTCCGCCTGGGGATCAATTAGTATATTATCATCAAGAAGGTAAACATAAGACGCACTTTCATTCGGAATATCATAATAATGGTGAAGTGTGCTATTACCCTGATCTAAACAAACATTATCAAGTGCTGCTGTATGCACACCAATTTTTGAGTGGAAAAGTAGAGATGTATAACGCATCGCGTTCAACTGAGTTGGACATTTTCCCTCGAGTCAATTTAGATGAAATTCTATATTAA
- a CDS encoding N-acylneuraminate cytidylyltransferase: MKKYSETNLKEKCEKIVAYIPVRGGSKGIPNKNIKLFCGMPLVYWVVKAAVECEIIGKVFVATENEQIEQVVKSFVLPKVSVISRSEESATDTASTEYGMLEFAEQYDFDKIVLIQATSPLLESEDLTQAIQKYYESKVDSLVSVVRQKRFLWKQEDNLAIPVNYNPSNRPLRQQWDGFLVENGAFYMTTKDRLLKSKCRISGEITAYEMHEETYFEIDDLADWIIAEQLKLKRGKLQSLSHIKLLISDVDGVLTDAGMYYSSDGQELKKFNTRDGKGIELIRAAGIHVMLLTSENIELVKRRGEKLKADYIFMGITDKKMFLEHFFKNHPEYSFNSTAYIGDDINDLECIQLSSFSAAPSDSHEEVRKYAKYICKTEGGKGCVREVCDLLIKERAR; this comes from the coding sequence TTGAAAAAGTACAGCGAAACAAACTTAAAAGAAAAGTGTGAAAAAATTGTTGCATATATACCGGTAAGAGGCGGAAGCAAAGGAATCCCAAATAAAAATATTAAACTGTTTTGCGGAATGCCTTTGGTTTACTGGGTTGTTAAAGCGGCTGTCGAGTGCGAAATTATTGGCAAAGTCTTTGTAGCAACGGAGAATGAACAAATTGAACAGGTCGTAAAAAGCTTTGTCTTACCCAAAGTCTCGGTTATCAGTCGAAGCGAAGAGTCCGCTACAGATACTGCTTCCACAGAGTACGGTATGCTTGAGTTTGCAGAACAATACGACTTCGATAAAATCGTTCTAATTCAAGCTACTTCGCCATTATTGGAAAGCGAGGATTTAACGCAAGCTATTCAAAAGTATTATGAAAGTAAAGTTGATTCTCTAGTATCTGTCGTACGTCAAAAAAGATTTTTGTGGAAACAGGAAGATAACCTTGCTATACCTGTCAATTATAATCCCTCCAATAGACCGTTAAGGCAGCAATGGGATGGTTTTTTGGTAGAGAACGGTGCCTTCTACATGACGACGAAAGATCGGTTGTTAAAGTCAAAGTGCAGGATTTCGGGAGAAATAACAGCATATGAAATGCATGAAGAAACGTATTTTGAAATCGATGATCTGGCGGATTGGATAATTGCAGAACAGCTTAAACTTAAACGCGGGAAACTTCAATCGTTAAGTCACATTAAGTTGCTTATTTCCGATGTCGATGGGGTGTTGACGGATGCCGGTATGTATTATTCTTCCGACGGACAAGAATTAAAGAAGTTCAATACTCGAGACGGCAAAGGAATCGAATTGATTCGGGCTGCCGGAATTCACGTTATGCTGTTGACGTCAGAAAACATTGAATTGGTGAAAAGAAGAGGAGAAAAGCTCAAAGCCGATTATATTTTTATGGGGATTACAGATAAAAAGATGTTTCTGGAGCATTTTTTCAAAAATCACCCTGAATATTCCTTTAATTCAACCGCATACATCGGGGATGATATTAATGATTTGGAGTGTATCCAACTTTCGAGTTTCTCAGCCGCGCCGTCAGATAGCCACGAAGAGGTCCGAAAATATGCGAAGTATATTTGTAAAACCGAAGGCGGTAAGGGCTGTGTCAGGGAAGTTTGCGATTTGTTGATTAAAGAAAGAGCAAGATAG